In Geobacillus kaustophilus, a genomic segment contains:
- a CDS encoding phosphatidylserine decarboxylase — MRKWLYRLFIELTNHSLSSKLLASFAKSRLSGLLISSYAKIYHINQDEMEKSLKNYKTLQQLFVRRLKAGVRPVDADEHTVVSPVDAVIEDMGTIRENCEMIVKGKPYSIAEMLGSVEAAQPYVNGFFFILYLSPSHYHRIHSPISGVIERQWALGRKSYPVNRLGLKYGRRPLEKNYRLITEVTAGGKRLAIVKIGAMFVNSIELTHEGEQLVKGEEMAYFSFGSTVVLLFERASFAPDPRIVAPMPIKVGERLGYWCKAHER, encoded by the coding sequence TTGCGAAAATGGCTTTATCGTTTGTTCATCGAGCTGACCAATCACTCGCTTTCTTCAAAGCTGCTCGCTTCGTTTGCCAAATCGCGCCTCAGCGGGCTGTTGATATCATCGTATGCAAAAATTTATCATATTAACCAAGACGAAATGGAAAAAAGCCTAAAAAATTATAAGACGTTGCAGCAACTGTTCGTCCGCCGGCTGAAGGCCGGGGTGAGGCCGGTCGACGCTGATGAGCATACGGTCGTCAGCCCGGTCGACGCTGTCATTGAAGACATGGGCACGATTCGAGAAAACTGTGAAATGATCGTCAAGGGAAAGCCGTATTCCATTGCGGAAATGCTCGGCAGCGTTGAAGCGGCACAACCATATGTGAACGGGTTCTTTTTTATTCTGTATTTAAGCCCGAGCCATTATCACCGCATCCACAGCCCAATATCTGGAGTGATCGAAAGGCAGTGGGCGCTTGGCCGCAAGTCGTATCCGGTCAACCGTCTTGGCTTAAAATATGGGCGTCGGCCGCTCGAAAAAAATTACCGCCTCATCACCGAGGTCACAGCCGGCGGCAAGCGCTTGGCGATCGTGAAAATCGGCGCCATGTTTGTCAACAGCATTGAATTGACCCATGAGGGTGAGCAGCTTGTAAAAGGAGAGGAAATGGCGTATTTTTCGTTCGGTTCAACGGTCGTCTTGCTGTTTGAACGCGCAAGTTTCGCACCTGACCCGCGCATTGTTGCGCCCATGCCGATCAAGGTCGGCGAGCGGCTCGGCTATTGGTGCAAGGCGCACGAGCGCTAA
- the motB gene encoding flagellar motor protein MotB, with translation MAKKKQNKHDDHMSEAWLIPYADLLTLLLALFIVLFASSQIDQKKFQEIARAFSTAFAGGTGVLDFQSPIEPITPPAQDEEGRHQAKQPSPAVNGKEKEELRQIKAKIDSYIHDNKLTGKLQTSLTEEGLAITILDDILFDSGSAEVRMKDRRLAAEISALLVMNPPRNIIISGHTDNVPIHNEKFASNWELSVMRAVNFMKVLLENKQLDPRYFSAKGYGEYKPIASNATAAGRMKNRRVEILILPLTDVNDSSTSTQ, from the coding sequence ATGGCTAAGAAAAAACAGAACAAGCATGACGACCATATGAGCGAGGCATGGCTGATTCCGTACGCGGATTTGTTGACACTGTTGCTCGCCTTATTCATCGTCTTGTTTGCGAGCAGCCAAATCGACCAAAAGAAGTTTCAAGAAATTGCGCGCGCCTTTAGCACCGCCTTTGCCGGCGGAACGGGTGTTCTTGACTTTCAAAGCCCGATCGAGCCGATCACTCCACCGGCCCAAGACGAGGAAGGACGGCATCAAGCAAAGCAGCCTTCCCCAGCCGTAAACGGAAAGGAAAAAGAAGAATTAAGGCAAATCAAAGCGAAAATCGACAGCTACATCCACGACAACAAGCTGACGGGAAAACTGCAGACTTCCTTGACGGAAGAAGGGCTCGCGATTACCATTTTGGATGATATTTTATTCGACTCCGGCAGCGCCGAAGTGCGCATGAAAGACCGGCGTCTTGCGGCGGAAATTTCCGCTTTGCTCGTCATGAACCCGCCGCGCAATATCATCATCAGCGGCCATACGGACAACGTGCCGATCCATAACGAGAAATTTGCTTCCAACTGGGAGCTGAGCGTCATGCGCGCCGTCAATTTCATGAAAGTGCTGCTTGAAAACAAGCAGCTCGACCCGCGCTATTTCAGCGCCAAAGGGTATGGCGAATACAAGCCGATCGCCTCCAACGCCACCGCTGCCGGGCGGATGAAAAACCGGCGTGTCGAAATTTTGATTTTGCCGCTCACCGACGTCAATGATTCGTCGACATCCACTCAGTGA
- a CDS encoding sporulation histidine kinase inhibitor Sda: MKHLSDELLIESYFKAKELNLSPEFIELIEKEIQRRSLTHKIKLSS; the protein is encoded by the coding sequence ATGAAACATTTGTCCGACGAGCTGTTGATCGAGTCGTACTTCAAGGCGAAAGAGCTCAACCTCAGCCCGGAATTCATCGAGTTGATTGAAAAAGAAATCCAGCGCCGTTCATTGACCCACAAAATTAAGCTGTCCTCATAA
- the motA gene encoding flagellar motor stator protein MotA — MDKTSVIGIILGVIAVGLGMYFKGVSPAVLINPAAILIILVGTAAAVVIAFPTQEIKKVPKLFKVIFTETKAPTVEQLIPLFVDWANIARREGLLALEAKLGDIDDPFLRNGLSMAIDGQTQEFIRDVMTEEIVAMEERHEANAAIFSQAGTYAPTLGVLGAVIGLIAALGNMENIAELGKAISAAFVATMLGIFTGYVLWHPFANKLRRKSKEEARVRYIMIEGVLSILEGQAPRMIEQKLASYLPESERRQALVQGETANG, encoded by the coding sequence TTGGACAAAACATCGGTCATCGGCATCATCCTTGGCGTCATTGCCGTCGGGTTGGGCATGTACTTTAAGGGCGTTTCGCCTGCTGTATTGATCAATCCGGCCGCCATCCTCATCATTCTCGTCGGGACGGCGGCAGCGGTCGTCATCGCCTTTCCGACGCAGGAAATTAAAAAAGTGCCAAAACTTTTCAAAGTCATTTTCACGGAAACAAAGGCGCCAACGGTCGAACAGCTGATTCCGCTGTTCGTCGATTGGGCGAATATCGCCCGCCGCGAAGGGCTGCTGGCGCTCGAGGCGAAATTGGGCGACATTGACGACCCGTTTTTGCGCAACGGGCTCAGCATGGCAATCGATGGGCAAACGCAAGAGTTCATCCGTGATGTCATGACAGAGGAAATCGTTGCCATGGAAGAGCGCCACGAAGCGAATGCCGCGATTTTTTCCCAAGCAGGCACGTACGCGCCGACGCTCGGGGTGCTTGGGGCCGTCATCGGCCTGATTGCCGCCCTTGGCAATATGGAAAACATTGCCGAGCTCGGCAAGGCGATCAGCGCCGCTTTTGTCGCCACGATGCTCGGCATTTTCACCGGCTATGTGCTTTGGCATCCGTTTGCCAATAAACTGCGGCGGAAATCGAAGGAAGAGGCGCGCGTGCGCTACATCATGATTGAAGGGGTGCTGTCCATTTTGGAAGGACAAGCCCCGCGCATGATCGAACAAAAACTCGCCTCATACTTGCCGGAAAGCGAGCGGCGCCAAGCGCTGGTGCAAGGGGAAACGGCCAATGGCTAA
- the pssA gene encoding CDP-diacylglycerol--serine O-phosphatidyltransferase, with protein MFLSDYLDYTLKKLKANAANILTMTNLSLGGFSVLATLKGQLHMSVLLVFLAAFVDRFDGAVARKMNIESELGKQLDSMSDIVSFGVAPALLMYQGLFHEFGAPGAVFTVLYIACGAFRLARFNITENNGYFAGLPITAAGVLMTLGYLAIPYFPPQSFMFLALILSFLMVGTFKLKKI; from the coding sequence TTGTTCTTATCGGACTATTTAGATTATACGTTAAAAAAGCTGAAAGCAAACGCGGCAAACATTTTGACGATGACAAACTTGTCGCTTGGCGGCTTTTCCGTCCTGGCTACGCTGAAAGGGCAGCTTCATATGAGCGTGTTGCTCGTTTTTTTAGCAGCGTTTGTCGATCGCTTTGACGGCGCTGTGGCGCGCAAGATGAACATTGAATCCGAACTTGGCAAGCAGCTCGATTCAATGAGCGACATCGTCTCCTTCGGCGTCGCTCCCGCCTTGCTGATGTACCAAGGCTTGTTCCATGAGTTCGGCGCGCCTGGCGCGGTATTCACCGTTTTGTACATCGCTTGCGGCGCCTTCCGCCTCGCTCGCTTCAACATCACAGAAAACAACGGCTACTTCGCGGGGCTGCCGATCACCGCCGCCGGGGTGCTGATGACGCTCGGTTATTTAGCCATCCCGTACTTCCCGCCGCAATCTTTTATGTTTTTGGCGCTCATTTTATCGTTTTTAATGGTCGGCACGTTTAAACTGAAAAAAATATGA
- a CDS encoding YqeG family HAD IIIA-type phosphatase has translation MLHCFLPSQFAKRVIDITPDELKQKGVKGIITDLDNTLVEWDRPSATPELAAWFDAMKQAGIKVVIVSNNNKQRVQSFAEPLGIPFIFEARKPLTRAFLRALKMMELKKEEVVVIGDQLLTDVLGGNRLGLNTILVVPVAQTDGLWTRFNRKVERRILNMMRKKGMIYWEE, from the coding sequence ATGCTTCACTGCTTTTTGCCAAGCCAGTTTGCCAAGCGTGTGATCGACATTACTCCGGATGAGCTGAAACAAAAAGGGGTTAAAGGGATCATCACCGATCTGGACAATACGCTCGTTGAATGGGATCGGCCGAGCGCCACTCCGGAGCTGGCCGCATGGTTTGATGCGATGAAGCAGGCGGGCATTAAGGTCGTCATCGTATCGAATAATAATAAACAACGCGTGCAGTCGTTTGCTGAGCCGCTTGGCATTCCGTTCATCTTTGAAGCGCGCAAACCGTTGACACGCGCGTTTTTGCGGGCATTAAAGATGATGGAACTTAAGAAAGAGGAAGTCGTCGTCATCGGCGATCAGTTGCTGACCGATGTGCTTGGCGGCAACCGGCTCGGACTCAACACGATTTTAGTCGTTCCGGTCGCCCAGACGGACGGATTATGGACGCGTTTCAATCGGAAAGTGGAGCGGAGAATTTTAAACATGATGCGCAAAAAAGGGATGATTTACTGGGAGGAATGA
- the aroE gene encoding shikimate dehydrogenase: MEKVYGLIGFPVEHSLSPLMHNDAFARLGIPARYHLFSVESGQVGAAIAGVRALGIAGVNVTIPHKLAVIPFLDEVDEPARRIGAVNTIVNNDGRLVGYNTDGPGYVQALEEEMNITLDGKRILVIGAGGGARGIYFSLLSTAAERIDMANRTVEKAERLVREGEDGRSACFSLAEAETRLDEYDIIINTTSVGMHPRVEAQPLSLERLRPGVIVSDIIYNPLETKWLKEAKARGARVQNGVGMLIYQGALAFEKWTGQWPDVNRMKQLVIEALRR, encoded by the coding sequence GTGGAAAAGGTATACGGGTTGATCGGATTTCCCGTCGAGCACTCGTTGTCGCCGCTCATGCATAACGATGCATTCGCCCGTTTGGGCATTCCGGCGCGCTATCATTTGTTTTCCGTTGAATCGGGGCAAGTCGGTGCGGCGATCGCTGGCGTGCGGGCGCTCGGCATCGCCGGGGTGAACGTGACCATTCCGCACAAATTGGCAGTCATTCCATTTTTGGACGAAGTGGACGAGCCGGCGCGCCGCATCGGGGCGGTCAATACGATCGTCAATAACGACGGCCGGCTCGTCGGCTATAATACAGACGGACCCGGTTATGTCCAAGCGTTGGAAGAGGAAATGAACATCACCTTGGACGGCAAGCGGATTTTGGTGATCGGCGCTGGCGGCGGGGCGCGCGGCATTTACTTTTCGTTGCTGTCGACGGCAGCCGAGCGCATCGATATGGCCAACCGGACGGTGGAAAAAGCGGAGCGGCTCGTCCGCGAAGGGGAGGATGGCCGCTCGGCGTGTTTTTCACTCGCCGAGGCCGAAACGCGGCTTGACGAATACGATATCATTATCAATACCACTTCTGTCGGCATGCATCCGCGTGTCGAGGCGCAGCCGCTTTCCCTTGAACGGCTGCGGCCAGGGGTGATCGTTTCCGATATTATTTACAACCCACTGGAAACGAAATGGCTGAAAGAAGCGAAAGCGCGCGGCGCCCGCGTGCAAAACGGCGTCGGCATGCTCATATATCAAGGGGCGTTGGCGTTCGAAAAGTGGACCGGCCAATGGCCGGATGTCAACCGGATGAAACAGCTTGTCATCGAAGCGTTAAGGAGGTAA
- the yhbY gene encoding ribosome assembly RNA-binding protein YhbY has translation MLTGKQKRFLRAQAHHLKPIFQVGKGGVTEAMTEQIAAALEARELLKVSVLQNCEEDRHAVAEQLAAGTGAEVVQVIGNTIVLYKESKEHKQIVLPD, from the coding sequence ATGCTAACGGGAAAACAAAAACGGTTTTTGCGCGCGCAAGCCCATCATTTGAAACCGATTTTTCAAGTCGGCAAAGGCGGCGTGACGGAAGCGATGACCGAACAAATTGCGGCGGCGCTCGAAGCGCGCGAGCTGTTGAAAGTGAGCGTTTTGCAAAACTGCGAAGAAGACCGCCACGCCGTCGCCGAGCAGCTCGCGGCTGGAACGGGGGCGGAAGTCGTGCAAGTGATCGGCAATACGATCGTCTTATACAAAGAATCGAAGGAGCATAAACAAATCGTCCTG
- the yqeH gene encoding ribosome biogenesis GTPase YqeH has product MEPQLRCIGCGAAIQFDDPKKAGYAPKSVLEKEAEEIICQRCFRLKHYNEVQDVPLDDSDFLNMLHRIGESKALVVNIVDIFDFNGSWIPGLPRFAAENPILLVGNKADLLPRSVKYPKLLRWMRRMAEELGLHPVDVCLVSAAKGIGMAKVMEAIDRYREGGDVYVVGCTNVGKSTFINRIIEEATGKGNVITTSYFPGTTLDMIEIPLEGGATLYDTPGIINHHQMAHFVDARDLKIITPKREIHPRVYQLNEGQTLFFGGLARLDYIKGGRRSFVCYMANELTVHRTKLEKADSLYANQLGDLLSPPSKRYAAEFPPLVPRSLSVKERKTDIVFSGLGWVTCNDPGAQLVVHAPKGVDVFIRQSLI; this is encoded by the coding sequence GTGGAGCCACAACTGCGTTGCATCGGCTGCGGAGCGGCCATCCAGTTTGACGATCCGAAAAAGGCGGGCTATGCGCCGAAAAGCGTGCTCGAAAAAGAGGCGGAAGAAATCATTTGCCAACGTTGCTTCCGCTTGAAACATTACAATGAAGTGCAAGACGTGCCGCTTGATGACAGCGACTTTTTAAACATGCTGCATCGGATCGGGGAATCGAAGGCGCTTGTCGTCAACATCGTTGACATTTTCGATTTCAACGGCAGCTGGATTCCTGGCTTGCCGCGGTTTGCGGCTGAAAATCCAATATTGCTTGTCGGCAACAAGGCAGATTTATTGCCGCGGTCGGTCAAATACCCGAAGCTGCTGCGCTGGATGCGCCGCATGGCGGAAGAGCTCGGGCTGCATCCGGTGGATGTCTGTCTTGTCAGCGCGGCGAAAGGAATCGGCATGGCGAAGGTGATGGAAGCGATTGACCGCTATCGCGAGGGCGGCGATGTGTATGTCGTCGGCTGTACGAATGTCGGCAAGTCGACGTTCATCAACCGGATCATTGAAGAAGCGACCGGCAAAGGGAATGTGATTACCACGTCATATTTCCCGGGGACGACACTCGATATGATCGAAATCCCGCTTGAGGGCGGGGCGACGTTGTATGATACGCCAGGGATCATCAACCATCACCAAATGGCGCACTTTGTCGATGCGCGCGATTTGAAAATCATTACGCCAAAGCGGGAAATCCATCCGCGCGTTTATCAGCTCAACGAAGGGCAGACGCTCTTTTTCGGAGGCTTGGCCCGCCTCGATTACATCAAAGGCGGGCGCCGCTCGTTCGTCTGCTACATGGCCAATGAGTTGACGGTTCATCGGACGAAGTTGGAAAAAGCCGACTCCCTTTATGCCAATCAGCTCGGCGATTTGCTCTCACCGCCAAGCAAGCGCTATGCCGCTGAGTTTCCGCCGCTTGTGCCGCGCTCGCTGTCGGTGAAAGAGCGGAAGACGGACATCGTCTTTTCCGGTCTCGGCTGGGTGACGTGCAACGACCCGGGCGCTCAGCTCGTCGTTCATGCGCCGAAAGGGGTCGACGTGTTTATTCGTCAGTCGTTGATTTAA